The sequence below is a genomic window from Phycodurus eques isolate BA_2022a chromosome 6, UOR_Pequ_1.1, whole genome shotgun sequence.
AAAAGAATCACAGccttaagtacagttcagttattgtgtcgacattttaaatttccaacatttatttaggCACCATTTTCATTTAACCTTGATGCATTTTAATCAGATcattaattatgattatttttttaatgttacagtggcttacaatgacATTagatatactttttaaaataaaccctcATTTTTGATGCTATGTAACAGCATTTTAATGTTAGTCATGATGGCGGTACTCGAGGagctaagttttttttttttttaattcggtGCTTGGTGTACAAAGTTTTAGAACTATTAGCGTAATAAAAGCATAATAAGTTTCAGTAGGCCAAAAAAAGTGCTGTTCTTGATGCTTCCCTGAGGAAAAGCGCAAAGGATTAGCAAGCCATCACCGAGCGATCCGTTTCCGTCGGCACTTCCGTCTCTTTGCCTGCGACGACTCACTTCGCTTTGTGACATCGACTGTGACAACAGCGCTGACGGCCCTGCTGCCGGTTTAAGTGATTTCAAATGACCGATTTGACCTTTCCGCCTTTCGCTCTCCGCACCGAGGCGAGCGCCGAAAGCTACAAAGCCGCATCGGGAGACGACGGCCGCCGTCAGCCGCTGTCGTGTGAAATTCTAGAATTCAGCGGAGAATGAAACCCCACAGTGTTGCTTTTCCGCTGGTATGCTTTTGAAAATGAGCGTCGATTGAAtaacgaaaaacaaaaacggggAGGGAACTATTCAGCTTCTCGTGAGTGCGTGAGGCGCGAAACGGGGAAGGGGCGCTTCGACCTACGATACATGTGCAGTAAATCCTGCCTTCAATGGCGCTTTCTTTGAGGAGTTCAACCTGAATAAAACAACGATCAAACGGCTTTCGGTGATTCACGATAAGCTATTAAGTAAACGTGCGTTTTACCCCGAGTTCATAAACAAATGGGAGTTTTGTACATGAGGAAACTATTTGATGGATAGCACTTTCCTGTCGAGCGCAAACACCTCTCGATCTAGGGAACAGGAAATGTGCTTCCTTGCCATTGTATTGAAGGTTTATTGCTGCCACTGAGCCAAAGGCCAGAGTCTATTTTGATTAACAGCACGTCAATCCGCATGTCAAGAGTAGGAACTTATTTCCCTCTCGACAACCTGAAGTTACACTGGCCAATGATTGATTGGGATATTGGAGCGTTGCAAATGGGTATGACGGTATTTATGTTAAGCTGCAGAACTTATTTACTGCAAATACACGGTGGAGGAGAATGCGAACATTtgtagacaaaaataaaataataattttaaatacagCAAAAGTGCTGCTCACAATGCTGCTTTCCTCTTACGATAATTAGgacaatcttgtctttttatCATGCAACATACTGTGTGATTGAGGGCGTGAAGGGTCTGGCAACGAAAATCTACGAGCGCTTGCTTGAAGTAGATGTCTGGATGGAGGCCATTTGCACCACTTTTAATCATCCTATCATAAAGTAGCTTTTAGAACCCAGAATCGCATCTGGGAGCCACTCCAAAAATCAAGGTTTGGGCAGAGCAATCCAGCAATGAGAGAGAAGGTAGTGTGTAGGAAAAATTGGATGGATGACATCATCCAGTGAAAAGAAACCCAtagtttttttctaaaatatataGAGAAATGTGGTGCCcgagaccctaatgaggacaaatgctgTAGAAAGCGGACGGACGGGAAAATGGCAGCACGGGGTTGGAGTTATGTTGCAGCTAAGGAGAGCCAAGCCGCCACCCACCAAGGAAAAAGCTGTCATTTCCGCTTTACTTTAGGCTCGGAAAGTGTTTCGTCGCATCCTCCGTGTTGCTTTTGACGTGAACTCCCACCATAATTAGCCCCACGTCCCCGTGGCGACGACGACTCCCTCCGCGAGGCCATGGCGGCACGTAGCGAGCCATTGATATCGATCTCATTCTCGTTCTTCCCTCCAAAGCCGCTGCCAGCTGTGGCGCGCAGCTGCTCTCTGGTCACAATTATGTCGTTACATTCTTCCAAAAGCCCCGTCGCATGCGTCGGATAAACGGCGCGGCTGATGTGCGACAAAACCGCAGATGGTGAAGCGCATTGGAAGCGGGCATGGCTAATTGCTGCTACAGCGGAGGAGCCTCGTCGCTGGTAGCGCCATTGCCCGCTTGGAACACCCCTTTGAGGTCCCCTTTTTTCGGTGAACTTTTTATCAGGCTAACTGTGGGCttaacgatatatatatatacatataaattgtttatttgttgtatattttgtttttagatcCTTTTTGAAGGAAATGACGTTCATAAAATGTGACAAACCTAATCGCTAGCGTAGCTCCCtccaggcccagatttcacaaaGCAAAACTGTGAGTAAAGTGAGATAGGATCATCATTTCGGTATACAGTAACCCCACCCCATAGCGTGATACCGCACTATTTGTGTGGGATACATACTGGGAACCAGCCGCCGCACACagaaaacatctgaacataattGATGCCCCTGTAGAAGGATTTGGAATTGCTtaaagatgtcacaagatgcaGGCAAAACACAACTCTGGAGgactgaaaatattttaagtgcACCAGAAGGTCTTGCGGTAGACGGGGATCCAGTAGTCATGTCATTGTCGCGAACAACTCGTTGAAATGAACACATCTTTTGCGTGAACGTACTGAATGGAATCGTTtcggtgtgcgtgtgcgcacttCTTCTTTCTTGGTTTTCTGCTCGCTATTCTTCGGGTCGGCGGACTACAGGCATCGAAGCTAGAAAAcgccattttttaaatttgaacgattccaggaGGATTGGAATGTTAGACCCCGGCTCCGACCGATTCTCGATGGCCAATGTGCCGATCCTTATTTGTTGCATTTTGACGGTCAGCCCGTCTGCCGGGATTTTCTCATGTACATCTCGTtaaattgaaacatttaaaacagttttagttttatgtttttacacatattctttttttcatgaatttatgGAGCAAACTCTATTGagaatgaacaaaaatgaaaaaaaaatcggaaaatAGGATGCAGCTCAGTTGTACACTAAACTCCAACCGCAGTAATCAACTTTGTTTGATTAATAAATCTGTGAAAATTGAGCACTCTCATCTTTGCAAAGTCAAAATGTTTGTACTGGATCCCgagggccgccgccgccgcagcatttctgttttttttctctctccaaaataaaaagaagactgAAGGACTCGGGCCAAGTTGTCAGGTCTTAGTGTGATCCGAAAATAAACAACATATACTATTTCTGTTTGGCCTAAATCTGCGCTTGACTTCCGTCCAATTCCAGCTCCTCCTACATTAGCTGTGGTGTTATTAGGGAGGGGGGGGCCGCTCGGTGTGTttcagaggctgaaatctgattgattgggggggggggggggggggggacgacactGGAAGCAATGCAGTCAAGAGAAATGCTATTACATCAATGCAATGGACGGTCTATGAAAAGAAAGCGTTTAAAAGCAACACCATACAGAAAACATCAGGAGTCTTTTGGTAAATTTCTAAACTAATGCATAGTTTCattgattgactggcgaccagttcagggtgtaccccacctctcactcaaagtcagctgggttaggctccagctcacccgtcacccaagtgagcaaaagctctatggaaaaaggatggataattggcaccctggactggtgcaTGCACATATGGAAAGAGAAcagcattcacaccgtcactgagtgttGACCGCTACGTCATCACTAATATTTCTTCAATACATTTGTGTAGATTATTGTTTGAAGgtctgaatgtttggacagtgAACCTTCGCTACTCGCAGGGTAACGCAACCAAGTCTTTCCCCGAATAGCCAAAATCTACAAATAATTGTTGTTTGTAATTGGCAatagatgccaccagatggtggaaaagcacttttttctttgaaagaTAGTTATGGCCAGGAGTTTGACTGagacaaataaataatcaacCCTGGCATTTTGCCTGGCACATGCATGACAACAACcaagatttatatatataaaaaaataataataaaatacattttttaaaatgggggggggggggttggagtTGGTTTCAGGCATGCTTAGAACCAAATAAATAAGAGCAgcaagatatttttttaaaaattattttttttaaaactgtttgcCTTATGGCTAATTAAGATTTTAGCGTGAATCATGACTCTAAAAGTCTATCAAATAACCGTTGTGGCAAGCAAATAagcaaatgtactgtaataatGATGAACTTTATGAAGTCATGCAAAGCAACTACTGTATGTCTCGGAAGCATTTGACACCGCATTTTACTCCGACTGGATGTGGGCATACCTTTTGCTAATCGTGCTATACTCCCCAATGTTGAAATTGCAAAGCTTTTCTCATTTATTCGAGTGCTTTTAAGTATGTTTAATTGCAGCATAGGCGGTTGCTACGAATTCAAACCACTATGCAGCCTTTTCACACACCTTTAACCTAAATATCTAAAATCGTATGATGGAGCCCAAAATCAGCTCCCGGTCCGACACTTCCTGATGGTCAATCCCAACAGTCCCCAAAAACATTATCCTCACCTTTTCACAGCGACAAACCTTTATCAGGACTTTCTGACATCCCCTCACTTTCATCTGGACACAAATATTCTCAAATATGATCCAAAAATGCGCAGAGAATTGACACCCATTACACTCCTCCCCTCAGTTTAAAACGGGCGCCAAGATGCCACTAGATGTTGCCAAAGCAACACTTTTATAAGCACAAAAATGGAGAAGAGGCAAGCTTAGGTTTCCCCTCAAAAAAGATCCACAAATGggcaaattcacaaataccgaGCCGTGAATATATACTATAATACATACGTGGTACGTTTCTTTACTGCCACAGCTTGTGTTTCtaaattgtgtttctttgttggTCATAGTCTGTTCAAACCAAATGATGTAGGCTAATCATTGGACCTTATAGGGGTGGCTTTTTTGGGGCGAACGTGGCCCCTGAACTAAATTGAGTTTGACATTGGCATCCCTGCTGAACCAAGTCTCCGCCGTGAATTTAACAATCAGGGGTCATCACGGTACGCTGGCAGCGATTGGCTCAAATGCATTCATACCAAGTAACGGTTTTCATTGTCACGGTTACTTCCCATTTCGATGGATCTGAGAATGCtcactttctcacacacacacccaatttCTCCACTGCTTTGCCCTCTTTCTTCATCCTGCCCAACACTCCTTTTATGTGAGAGGTCCTGCTCGAGTTCCTTTGTGGTTCTTTAATCATTAACGTTGTATGCGCTCAGGGATCGATGAAAGACGGACTTGCCTGCGTTATGAAGAAAGCGAAAGCAAAAGCCTCCGAGAAGAGCAGACATCATTCTGCCATCTTAATATATTTTCCATGTTGCAGGAGGAGGACTCAGGATGGCATTCACAAGTCTGCTCTTTGCTTGCATTCTAACTGAATTGACTTTTTCAACACAAGGTATGAATCTACGTTATCTTCGTATTGGTTTATTTTGGTACTGTCTCAATCGAGCTACGTCACTCACAACAGTTGCTCGGCATGATAGGGACAGCCATTTGACTTCATCTCCTTTACAGGCAATAAGAAAATGTTTGATCAATTACAGTGATGGACTAAGGTATCGTTGAAATATTGTTATATCGGCAGTGTTGCAATCGATGGGTGGGAAAAGCTACTTCCCATCATGTTGACTTTTTAGAGAGCAAAGTAGTTGCGACTAAGGGCTCTCTTTGGGTACAGTTTCACACCCACACCATTTGTCACACCCATGGGTTGTGTAGATGTTTCAATACTCACACTTATCCCGGTGCAAGTGTTCAACTGTCCCACACGCCACTGCCCTTCGCATTTCATGAGGTACGGTAGGGCTGGGCAGTATGGTCTTCAAatgaaatcagatttttttcttttttttcataaaaattgaATTTCAgatcttaatttttttccctcgttgtttataataataataataaaaaaaaaaaaaaaagaaaacgagaatgaaattaaaataagtTTTGTTGTTTGGGGtcgttatttattattttgatttttttgcattctgggAATCGTGAAACCAAGCTTTAAATCTTTCACCCAATACTGTATTAACTTGCACAAGTTCCACAGATGTAAATATAATTTCTACAGGTAATGTGAAACTAAATATTTCCTCGTAGAATTGTTCCcatttggaaaagaaaatgctgtgaaaaagtatcgccgcccccttctcaaattctatctttttttttttttttttgcagtttcaccactttaatgtttaagatcatcaaactcTTGTATATATTAGACAAAGATAACTCAAGTAAACAAAATGCCTTTGATAAATGATTTtactacaaaaaatatatatatatatattcaaagctacctgtccctgtgtgaaaaagtaattgcgtGAATTCAATGTGCAATCAAATTCTTTGGTATATATTCACTGAAGTCTAAGTCTAaggctcctttttttttgttttttgttttttttaaatagttgctTGAGGGGTGGGAAAATTCGCTACATATTGCAAAAAAATCGCTGTCTGTTAATTTAACAAAATGCTAACTAGGGCctgaccgattaatcggccaGCCTCTTAGCTTTTATCAAATCTTTCTCTGTGAAATAcatactaaaggacaaagtattgtaaaacagtcacatgttcttcctgtaattcatctttatttttgtaagcaTTAACACTAAAACATAAGTTATTTGACTAATTCTGTCGATTTTAAAATCGGGTGATTAATTGGGTATCAGAATTTTATTCGACCAAATATCGTAAACATCCCTATCGGTCGGCCCTAATTCCGACCTCATTGTGTGACAGTGATAATGAGCTTGAGGCTATTGAGACGTGTGACAACTGAGTTATGCGTTCTCCGTACGCCATTTGTTTACAGCACTGGTGAGCGTCAGCAACGTTACAGCCGAGTGCGGCGAGCAAGTGGCAATACGCTGCAACGCGTCGACGCGGAGGGATGGGCTGTCAGTCAAACATATGGAGTGGTCCCGAAACCACAAGCCTTTGTGTCAAGTGGACGGCGAGGGGAAATTGAACCACAGCAGAAACGCAAAAAGCCACTTACGCTGCGAGTATAAAAAAGGCCAGCTGTCACTCATCTTTGCAAAAGTGCAGCCGGAGGATAGCGGCGCCTCAAACCGCTACATGTGCAAACTGCGGTCCAACTGGGGGATTTCACATGGATATAGCTGGATAGAGCTGCAAGGTCAGTCCACATCTACAAACGTttgtacatcatcatcatcatcatcatcatatgtCTTTAATTGACAGGACAGCCACGTCAACATTCAGCATCTGTGTGCGCAAAGCTCCGATGAGCGCTGGCTCTCCTCGACCACATCCAAAGCGAGAGTGTAATGTagaataaaagacaaaatgtgcAACAAAAGTTCACACAAATGTCATACCTGTGTGCGGCCGCGCCGTCCTCGCTGGCTCTcccttgaaaagaaatgtaatagttgaaaaagatgtttttattggcttctgatttcaaaactggctattgtgtatactgtatgcaattacagtatatgagataATCTTTCCTttttatgggttcacagttgtagcgggacctccgagggaagtcataactacgatgtggcccgtgacagaAATCAATTTGACAACCTTGCTCTCGAGCGTCATTACACGACTACAACATTGGCCCAAAAATCACGTGAAATATCTCCAATAATCTATTAGTCAGCATAGCGCGACCAATCCAGCTACTTTACGACTGGGGGCTCTTAATCAATAGATTGTTTTGAGTTTTGTACAAGTACATGCATTGATGGTCTGCTCCTCAGACTGCTGCGGGGTGGCCAAAGGCGTTTTGTCCAAGGACGGTCCTGTCTGCACGTTCAGCTACGTCCATCCGAACGGAGACGTGCTCTGGTCTCACGCTTCCCGAAGCCAGTCGGAGGGACCTGTAAGGCAGAACACATTTAAAAGTGTGGAGGAAGGCGGCTGGCTAACcattcaaagtcagctggaatggaATTCCGACGGGCCCTTGAACTGTTCCCTGATGAGCGTCGATTCTGGAAGGCACATTTCTTGCAATTCGTCTGACGAGGTTGAATTCCTTGACGGGTATGGACTGAGACCTCAGGGTTCCCCACGCAAGGTCTGGAATGGAGCCGCGTCACTTGTACCTTTCAGGACAAGTCTGTTGATATCAATCATAATTGTCGTCATGCAGAAATGAAGGTTTCGCTTAAGTAATTCCACAACATTGAGGGTGATTACTGATGAGACATCCGTTGTGTTATTTAGTAACGATGAGGTACTGGGATTTTGCTAATAAAGACCAAGGGAGCGCTGCTCGCACGGTCCAAAGGTTTATGATTGTGTTTCTACTTCCTGATTGACGTGAACAAGGAAATTGCACAATGTTAACTGGCGACAACGAGGGAGCGGCTCGTCACCATGGCAATAAAAAAACGGCATTATAAATCTCGCAACTGGACCTAATATAATATGTGAACATAATATAGCTTGGCATGATTGTTTCTTTACTGTGTTTAAAATGTCAACATGCAAAAGCATCAAACCTGCAAGTAACAAGTAATAGAATGTTGATTAGTGGGTAGGAAAATGAACAATCAGTCAACTGGGCGAATTGCTCTCAGGAACGATACACCAAAGTTAAGATTCGATTGGTATCGAAATTTCTGACCGATGGTTCGATATGCGATTAGATTTTTAttgaatacatttatataatgtatatactgtataatgtgtgataatacatttgtaaatatatatatatatatatatatatatatatatatataattacacaATCCACATtagatttaaaaagtgaaatacaactgaactgcacttgggcagtgattcttttgcctAGCACAAGAGGGAGCCAGTGTAGCACAGAATCACTATTCTCGAGAACAAAATAGCGGAAAGctactgcaacacattccaaaaaagctgggagaggtggcaaaaaagactgagaaagttgaggaatgctcctcaaacacctgtttggaacatcccacaggtgaacgggctaattggtaacaggtgggtgccatgattggggagaaaaggagcttccctgaatcgctcagtcattcacaagcaaagatggggcgaggttcacctctgtgAACGAGttcgtgagaaaatagtcgaacagtttaaggagaatgttcctcatcgtacaattgcaaggaattgagggatttcctcatctacggtccagatTATCGTCAAAAGCTTcagggaatctggagaaatcactgcatgtaagaggcaaggccgaaaaccaacattgaatgcccgtgaccttccatcactcaggcggcactgcatcaaaaaccgatatcaatgtgtaaaggatatcaccacatgggctcaagaacacttcggataaccaatgtcagtaaatacagtttggcgctacgtccgtaagtgcaacttgaaactctactatgcaaagcaaaagccatttatcaacaacacccatgaaacgccgccggcttctctgggcccgagctcatctaagatggactgacgcagtggaaaagtgttctgtggtctgatgagtccacatttcaaattgtttttggaaattgtggacgacatgtcctccgggccaaagaggaaaagaaccatccggactgtcatggacgcaaagttcaaaagccagcatctgtgatggtatgggggctgtgttagtgccaatggcatgggtaacgtacacatctgtgaaggcaccattaatgctgaaaggtacatacaggttttggagaaacatatgctgccatccaagcaacgtctttttcacagacgcccctgcttatttcagcaagacaatgccaaaccacattctgcacgtgttacaacagcgtggcttcaacaataaaaacaataaagttcatcagtttgaacattaaatatcttgcctttgtagtgtattcaattaaatataggttgaacatgatttgcaaatcattgtattctgttttgatttatgtttaacacaacgtcccatcttcattggaattggggttgtaaaacaaccacataacattGCCTTAAAGTCCACTAGGTTAATCCTAACATATGgtataatgggaaacaccatagatggacTAAAGAATAGGATCAGTGACGCGGTGTTAAAACTCttcaagcaacggatatttgaacacaaacagtgtagcgacacatgtagacagataatataacaatacttacaggcatatattccgCTAccctctgtgaagaatgactcATATTACTGTGGTTTACAGACCATCTCCATGTATAACAGTAtagctgtattatactgcccccaggtggccaaggtacacacaccagaaggagcagtacaACAGCCAATGAAAATGAGGCAGTATGCCATGACATTTAAAGtctaatattatagagtgccatTTTTCTCAGTAACAACAAGTTTCAAAGttttgggggaggctggaacgtattaatggcatttgaatttatttcaacgggaaaagatgatttgagatgcaagtgCTTtaagttacgagtgtggtcacggaacgaattaagcttatatttcaaggcaccactgtcttGGTAATATTACTGTTTCTGTTTTCAACTTCTTTTTCATGTTCAATGACGAAACAtcatctaaaaacaaaacaaacattttgagagTAACTTTCTAACATTGTTCAGTCATATTgtgatgttatttttattatttttacgaaTCTGTTGACGATTGCATAAATGCTTATACTTATAactgtactatatatatatatatatatatatatatagctatgTACagacatagatagatagaatatAAATAATTCGATACAGTAAAGTAATAAAACAGAACCTAGTATCACTTTATGAATTGAACTATTGAAAGACATTGTTTCATACAATATTCTAACTGATTTAGATGCACCAGACGGGGGCGCAAGTGGTAAACTAATAGGCGGCCTTCTGCAACACACTAAACTGGTTTCATTTGTTTGGATGCAGGCGGCAAGGTTCAACGCGTCTGAGCGAACCCAGATGATCAGCAATAAATTTTAAAATGCCGTATGATCGTCACGACACGTTCGTCTCCCAGTAAAAACCAGTCAAACAGGCCAGTGGCAAAAGGTGTTTCTTATGTTCCTGCAATTTGACTTGGCATCAAAATGATTTGTATGCATGTTCTGCTTTGTCTCTCCATGTTGAAACTTCTCATCTGGACAAAGTACACAGTGGGGGTTGCACATTCATTGAAgtctgcgtgagtgtgtgtgtgtgtgtgtgtgtgtgtgcgtgtggtgaAGTTCCTATGGCAACACAAGTGTCTCGCTGTGTGCCCCCGGCCTGGTGTGTTTGTGCATCTGAACAATTATCGGTGGAAGGGGGGTGGCTGTTATCTTCTCCCCGAGAGGTTCACATTATCGCCCTGGCAGCCCGGTGGTCGTCGCTCAGGTGAGCGTTCTCTCAGCTGGTTACATCACACTCGTACGCAccagaaaaagaagacaagacAAGGAGAGAGGGACGGACGGAGACGATAAATAGTAGATAAACACATGGGACAGATGTGAGACACTATTGCCACCATTGTTTCCCAGCATGCTGGTTCGGAAGGACATTACTTACGTAAGCGCTGAAGATGAAGCGCTAAAGTCAGGTAACTGCGGTTTGTGCAGGTCCGTCAGTGATTTATGTCGTCATTTAGAAAAAGTGTTGCGGAAAGGgccatatatataatataaaaaaaaaaaaataaaaaaaaaaaataaaaaaagcacgGGTGTCAAACACGTGGCCCCaggggccagatgtggcctcCCACgtcgttttatgtggcccgtgaaagcaaatcacgtGTCGACTTCACCTTTCTTGCTGCATTGAcgaaattgcaaattgtcttcacattGTGATATCGCAAACAATTTTTGTTTCCTTTGATAATATTGCAGTTGCATTtttccgagggaaaccataagtACGATGTGGacctcgacaaaaaaaaaaaaaaaaaaaagtttgccacACCTcaggaaaagacaaaacacgtgtggcacgtacacacacacacacacacaaatgcgcaCACACCTGCGCAGTACATGCAGTCGCGTTCGAGCGCTTCTAGCGACAAACtgtaacattttcatatttgctGATAgataacacacacactcctttACACACAGTCTCAAATGAGACACGCCGACATACATTAACGTTGGCTAGTTTGTTGATGC
It includes:
- the LOC133404139 gene encoding uncharacterized protein LOC133404139 isoform X1; this encodes MSLGPFSKAQATRSAALSRRGGGLRMAFTSLLFACILTELTFSTQALVSVSNVTAECGEQVAIRCNASTRRDGLSVKHMEWSRNHKPLCQVDGEGKLNHSRNAKSHLRCEYKKGQLSLIFAKVQPEDSGASNRYMCKLRSNWGISHGYSWIELQDCCGVAKGVLSKDGPVCTFSYVHPNGDVLWSHASRSQSEGPVRQNTFKSVEEGGWLTIQSQLEWNSDGPLNCSLMSVDSGRHISCNSSDEVEFLDGYGLRPQGSPRKVWNGAASLVPFRTSLLISIIIVVMQK
- the LOC133404139 gene encoding uncharacterized protein LOC133404139 isoform X2 codes for the protein MSLGPFSKAQATRSAALSRRGGGLRMAFTSLLFACILTELTFSTQALVSVSNVTAECGEQVAIRCNASTRRDGLSVKHMEWSRNHKPLCQVDGEGKLNHSRNAKSHLRCEYKKGQLSLIFAKVQPEDSGASNRYMCKLRSNWGISHGYSWIELQGQPRQHSASVCAKLR